Below is a window of Anopheles ziemanni unplaced genomic scaffold, idAnoZiCoDA_A2_x.2 scaffold_22_ctg1, whole genome shotgun sequence DNA.
GGACACGACGATGCCTGATACCACATGCCCGATGCCAAGTGCAAGGTGATGCCAGGTGCGTGGTGCACGACAAATTTGTAAGaaatttttcacttcaaaatgTTTCAGAAAGTTGTTCCAAATATTCTAGGTAAGTTAGGTATAGTTTCCTCTGTCGTGGATATGGTGATTCGCCTATAAAAGGAGAAGCTTGGTGTTAGCAAATTCATTTTCAGCTCAGTAGTGATTCTAGTAATGTCGCGTTATGGAAAGTTCACGCTTTACTAAGGACCAGATGGAGAAACTGGTCCAAATTATGGAGCAAAATCCCGAAGTAGCGAAAGGGATTTGCTCCAATCCGTCTGCGTTCTGGGGAGAAGTCTGCAAAGAGTTAAATCCTTTGGGCCCTTCAAAAGATAAAACAGGATGGAGAAAGGTAAGAATTGTCCTTAAGTTTAAATAATCTTTAGTTTAATTCTTTCTTAACAAAATACTATTGATACTTTTGTATTTCAGGCATGGGCCGACAAAAAATCCAATGTTAAGAAAAAGTACACTCAGATGGTACAAGAACGGAATAAAACCGGAGGTGGTATCGCGGCATCTTGTACTTTTACCGAGATTGAGGAAAGAATCCTTAATGTAACCAATATTAAAACCAATGCGGAAGGTGTAGAGGATACCATTTGCATTGGAGTTCCAGTGGGACATCAGAAAGGCGATCAGCAGCTGGCACAGGATTTTCATCTAGAGGAGCTTCCACCTCGTCAAGATCTTCAGCATCAAAATCAACCAATCATCTCTTCAGCAGAAGAGGAGCTTCAGCATCAAAATCAAGAAGGATCACAAGCAGCAGACAACCAGCAGAAAGTTCAGCGTCCATCAGTACCAAAGAGTAAGACTAACTTTCAAGAAGTTATTGTGAACCAAAACGCTGAAATCGTAAACCAACTCACAGAACTAGTTGGTGCCATTAAAATGTTTGTAGAAGGTAGCTTGAATTTTCAGCAGGAAATATTAagtcacttgaaaaaaaataattaaatagttAGTAAGTAGTAGTTAGTCATAAATGAAAAGGAATTAAATGGAATTATGTActcaatagaaataaaaaagtgaTGGTTTGTTACAAATGGTGTGTTTTTAATactaaaagaataaaattattttactcaTCATCAGGAATACCATTCAATATGCACAAATTGTATAACGCAACACACACATTAACTATGCGAGCACATTTTGATGGACTATAATGTAGTTGTCTCTCCCCGTTTATGCATCGGAATCTGCCTTTCAACATTCCGAAAGTTTTTTCGATTATTACACGACCTTTAGCGTGATTTGTATTAAATACAGAATGTTCTGAGTTTGACTCAGCATTTCCGTACGGTTTTATCAACCAGGGTTTCGCTGGATAAGCAGAATCGCCTAGAAGCATGATattgaattaattatttataaacGTGGCAATATCGTTTTACTAACCAAGTAGTTTAGAAAGCCTTTCGCCATTTCTCCACTGGGCGTCAAAATAATCCATAGCAGGACTGGAATTCAAAATAAAGGCATCGTGGTTTGATCCACCATAACGTGCGTTTACATATCGGATTATGCTGTTATTGTCACAAATCTGTAATAAATTTAAGTTGTAATAAATATACATTGTTTGTACCGTGATATTTGATTAAACAAAACTTACCATTAAAGCATTGAGGCTGTAAAACCCCTTTCTATTAAAGTACATGACTGGATTTTCCTTTGGAGCAACGATTCTAATGTGTGTGCCGTCCACAGCCATCGTTATCCCAGGAATACCCGACTTATCATAGAAAAATCTACGAGCCTCTTCCTTTTCCCTGTCACTCATTTCCAGGGTGATATATGGTTTGAGATGCTGCTCCAACGTCCGTAATGTTTCGTTCAACGTTTCGGAAAATGTAGATTGAGCCATCGGCACGGTGAAATCATTTCCCACTCCAAGTTGATACGACCCCTGGGCTAAAAACTTTAGCGTTGCTGCAAGCTTTTCGCTTACAGAAAGTCCCCGAGGGTGGTGTGGACCGATGTTGGGTGCAATTTTGTCTCGGATTTGAATGAACAGCTTCTTGCTGATACGGAAATTTTTCCTAAAACTGAATTTTGACAATTATTATTCATCAACAGATTTTTCTTTGCAGTGTTTGTAACTTACGCTATCTCCGACAAATGCAAAGGATTAATTTCCTTCCGTAATTTCCTACGATGTTTCGCCAGGTCGATTGCATCCGCTTCAACATCGTTTATAAAAAACGTCGAAGAAATCATGTATAAATTcgatttcaatcaatttttgaCTCACATCACATCAATTGACTCACTTAATTATACAAAACACAGCAGCGTTGCGTGATACCACAAACGTAAACAACATCGATCTGACAGCTCGCTTGCTGCTCGACTTTACGAACGCCCATAGTTCATCGATCGAAACAGAAACCCCGTTGCCGATAGCTATTTCGAGTAGATTTAGATTTCGTTCGACTAATTCTTTTGATCGAAATCGTCTCGATCGATTCGTTCGCGATACCAgcctttgttcgtaattctaaccacgtccaaacaactttcaacgtgcttcgaagcactttgttcgtaattctaaccacgtccaaacaactttcaacgtgcttcgaaacactttgttcgtaattctaaccacgtccaaacaactttcaacgtgcttcgaagcactttgttcgtaattctaaccacgtccaaacaactttcaacgtgcttcgaaacactttgttcgtaattctaaccacgtccaaacaactttcaacgtgcttcgaaacactttgttcgtaattctaaccacgtccaaacaactttcaacgtgcttcgaagcactttgttcgtaattctaaccacgtccaaacaactttcaacgtgcttcgaaacactttgttcgtaattctaaccacgtccaaacaactttcaacgtgcttcgaagcactttgttcgtaattctaaccacgtccaaacaactttcaacgtgcttcgaaacactttgttcgtaattctaaccac
It encodes the following:
- the LOC131292917 gene encoding uncharacterized protein LOC131292917, coding for MESSRFTKDQMEKLVQIMEQNPEVAKGICSNPSAFWGEVCKELNPLGPSKDKTGWRKAWADKKSNVKKKYTQMVQERNKTGGGIAASCTFTEIEERILNVTNIKTNAEGVEDTICIGVPVGHQKGDQQLAQDFHLEELPPRQDLQHQNQPIISSAEEELQHQNQEGSQAADNQQKVQRPSVPKSKTNFQEVIVNQNAEIVNQLTELVGAIKMFVEGSLNFQQEILSHLKKNN
- the LOC131292918 gene encoding putative nuclease HARBI1, with amino-acid sequence MISSTFFINDVEADAIDLAKHRRKLRKEINPLHLSEIAFRKNFRISKKLFIQIRDKIAPNIGPHHPRGLSVSEKLAATLKFLAQGSYQLGVGNDFTVPMAQSTFSETLNETLRTLEQHLKPYITLEMSDREKEEARRFFYDKSGIPGITMAVDGTHIRIVAPKENPVMYFNRKGFYSLNALMICDNNSIIRYVNARYGGSNHDAFILNSSPAMDYFDAQWRNGERLSKLLG